In one window of Candidatus Methanoplasma cognatum DNA:
- the hypF gene encoding carbamoyltransferase HypF, protein MRIIFKGIVQGVGFRPAVYRTASKLGLSGKVWNDGSDAVVDVDDGERFLDSFLPNLPPLARLDDIVRIETPAPRMGGFHISASQRGSSGMSIPSDIAVCGDCLEDMIKGRRSGYPFTSCTKCGPRFTLLGGLPYDRVSTSMKDFEPCPECRSEYGGPADRRFHHQTVCCPSCGPSYRLIGKGRLAIRSEPITKFADMLSGGKIGIMKSWGGMHICCALNNITRLREWYGRKQKPFAVMVRDEDAVLRYGSPTDKELENIRSPHRPIVLVRKKRSDLADLLSPGLDNIGVFLPYTGAQHLLFRHLEDDALIMTSANIPGEPMIVDDHEIMELGADMYLIHDQRILNRADDSVLRMFGDRTFFIRRSRGHVPSCIQTALRGSAVAVGAQENLTGSIAADGRIHPTQHIGDGEGVGVADYLEEAIRTHIRLLGCRPEIVAMDLHPGYVSRGLAKRLSEEYGSELIEVQHHWAHAASLMADNDINGVAALTLDGSGYGTDGTVWGGEVLAADLSSFSRVARLEGIPLLGSEKALYDLRRLRFAIDAMNGEENNSFPENEADVLMKMMNKSVKCSSMGRLMDAISYSLGICSVRTYDGEPAMKLEPLLASGKLIPGFETEVKAGEVGTADLFSRIRKDDDPADIAYSIIYNVMKCLTESAVDTADSEGIGPLGITGGVSYNSSVCRMFSEIAKDSGHELIFHQNVPNGDGGVSVGQAAIALKRIQ, encoded by the coding sequence ATGAGAATAATCTTCAAAGGGATCGTTCAAGGGGTCGGGTTCAGGCCGGCCGTCTACAGAACGGCCTCAAAGCTGGGTCTTTCGGGAAAGGTGTGGAACGACGGCTCCGATGCCGTTGTCGACGTGGATGACGGAGAGAGATTCCTCGATTCGTTCTTACCGAACCTTCCTCCCCTGGCACGATTGGACGACATAGTAAGGATAGAAACGCCCGCTCCCCGCATGGGCGGCTTTCATATATCCGCTTCTCAAAGAGGTTCGTCCGGTATGTCCATACCTTCGGATATCGCCGTATGCGGAGACTGCCTCGAAGACATGATAAAAGGCAGAAGGTCCGGATATCCCTTCACATCCTGCACGAAGTGCGGACCGAGGTTCACCCTGCTGGGCGGTCTCCCTTACGACCGCGTCTCCACTTCAATGAAAGATTTCGAACCGTGCCCGGAATGCCGCTCGGAATACGGGGGGCCGGCTGACAGAAGGTTCCATCACCAGACCGTATGCTGCCCGAGCTGCGGGCCGTCCTACCGGCTGATCGGCAAGGGCCGTCTGGCTATCCGCAGCGAACCGATAACAAAGTTCGCAGATATGCTCTCCGGGGGAAAGATCGGGATAATGAAAAGCTGGGGCGGCATGCACATATGCTGCGCTTTGAACAACATTACGAGGCTGAGAGAATGGTACGGAAGGAAGCAAAAGCCTTTTGCGGTCATGGTAAGGGACGAGGATGCCGTTCTAAGATACGGCAGCCCGACTGATAAGGAATTGGAGAACATACGATCCCCCCACAGGCCGATCGTGCTGGTAAGAAAGAAGCGCTCCGATCTCGCCGATCTCCTCTCTCCCGGCCTGGACAACATAGGCGTCTTCCTTCCGTATACGGGGGCCCAGCACCTCCTGTTCAGGCACTTGGAGGACGATGCTTTGATAATGACGTCCGCGAACATACCGGGCGAACCTATGATAGTTGATGACCATGAGATCATGGAACTCGGCGCGGACATGTACCTGATCCATGATCAGCGCATATTGAACAGGGCCGACGACAGCGTGCTCAGGATGTTCGGCGACAGGACATTCTTCATAAGAAGATCCAGAGGACATGTCCCTTCATGTATTCAGACGGCACTGAGGGGGTCTGCTGTGGCGGTCGGGGCGCAGGAGAATCTGACCGGATCGATAGCCGCCGACGGGCGGATACACCCGACGCAGCACATCGGCGACGGGGAAGGCGTGGGGGTCGCAGATTATTTGGAAGAAGCGATCAGGACCCACATCCGGCTGCTGGGGTGCCGGCCGGAGATCGTCGCCATGGATCTCCATCCTGGATACGTCAGCAGAGGGCTTGCGAAAAGGCTCTCTGAAGAATACGGCTCGGAGCTTATCGAGGTGCAGCACCACTGGGCGCATGCCGCTTCGCTCATGGCTGACAATGACATTAACGGCGTGGCGGCGCTGACCCTGGACGGCAGCGGCTACGGAACGGACGGCACAGTGTGGGGAGGCGAGGTCCTCGCGGCAGACCTTTCATCGTTCTCCAGGGTCGCAAGGCTGGAGGGCATACCTCTTCTGGGATCTGAAAAAGCCCTGTACGATCTGAGGAGATTAAGGTTTGCGATCGACGCCATGAACGGCGAAGAGAACAACTCTTTCCCAGAGAACGAGGCGGATGTTCTCATGAAAATGATGAACAAAAGCGTTAAATGCTCGTCAATGGGGAGGCTGATGGACGCGATATCATATTCGCTCGGGATATGTTCCGTCCGGACGTACGACGGGGAACCCGCGATGAAACTGGAACCTCTGCTGGCATCCGGGAAACTGATACCTGGATTCGAGACGGAGGTCAAAGCGGGCGAAGTGGGGACGGCCGATCTGTTCTCCAGGATCAGGAAGGATGACGACCCTGCGGATATTGCCTATTCGATCATCTACAACGTGATGAAATGTCTCACTGAAAGCGCGGTCGACACCGCCGATTCGGAAGGCATCGGCCCCCTCGGCATAACCGGCGGGGTCTCGTACAATTCGTCCGTATGCAGAATGTTTTCGGAGATCGCAAAGGATTCCGGACATGAATTAATATTCCACCAGAACGTTCCCAACGGTGACGGCGGAGTGTCGGTCGGACAAGCCGCGATAGCTCTTAAGAGGATACAATGA
- the mtnP gene encoding S-methyl-5'-thioadenosine phosphorylase encodes MPKIAIIGGTGIYNPDSFETIKTVFPDTPYGKPSDEIMIGRIAGVEVAFLFRHGRSGQHPPSSVPYRANMWALRELGCSFVISACAVGSLQIEYAPGDLVIPTQFVDLTKKREYTFFDRKVIHISMPDPFCGYLNRIFDTAAEEMGISHHLGGAYVCIEGPRFSTRAESRMFRQFGDIIGMTLVPECQLARELGMCYCSLATVTDYDVWHEEDVSIEMVKKTMNECLAKVLRLLELGLPRIGESDCDCIEAAKGCGAL; translated from the coding sequence ATGCCCAAAATAGCCATAATCGGAGGTACCGGCATATACAACCCAGATTCCTTCGAGACGATTAAGACCGTTTTTCCTGACACGCCGTACGGCAAGCCTTCCGACGAGATAATGATCGGAAGGATCGCGGGCGTCGAGGTAGCGTTCCTGTTCCGCCACGGGAGGTCCGGTCAGCATCCTCCGTCAAGCGTTCCGTACAGAGCGAACATGTGGGCACTGAGGGAGCTTGGATGTTCATTCGTGATATCGGCCTGCGCGGTGGGTTCGCTCCAGATCGAGTATGCACCCGGAGACCTTGTCATTCCGACACAGTTCGTCGATCTCACGAAGAAAAGAGAGTACACGTTCTTTGACCGTAAGGTTATCCACATATCTATGCCGGACCCGTTCTGCGGCTATCTGAACAGGATATTCGATACCGCCGCTGAAGAGATGGGCATCAGCCACCACCTTGGCGGAGCATATGTATGCATAGAGGGGCCCAGGTTCTCCACCCGGGCAGAAAGCAGGATGTTCAGACAGTTCGGGGACATCATAGGAATGACGCTCGTTCCGGAGTGCCAGCTTGCGAGAGAGCTCGGCATGTGCTACTGCAGCCTTGCGACCGTGACCGACTATGACGTATGGCATGAGGAAGACGTCAGCATAGAGATGGTCAAAAAAACAATGAACGAATGCCTTGCGAAGGTGCTGAGGCTCCTTGAGCTCGGCCTTCCGAGGATCGGGGAGAGCGACTGCGATTGCATTGAGGCCGCCAAAGGATGCGGCGCCCTCTGA
- a CDS encoding histidinol phosphate phosphatase domain-containing protein, whose translation MRIDLHTHTIFSDGELTPSELVCRAMELGHTAVALTDHVDATNIDIVVPGLVKAAELSSDYITVIPGVELTYVPPSKIDTMAKRAKALGAEIVVVHGETVVEPVPPKTNLKAAMSPNVDILAHPGLITYEEAKFAAGNNVALEITGRAGHNITNGHVANIARMSGAKLVVNSDAHTVGNLMDERMAMTVAMGAGLTEEEIRKALNDTPYEMIKHLIK comes from the coding sequence ATGAGAATAGACCTGCACACCCACACGATATTCAGCGACGGGGAGCTGACGCCTTCCGAACTCGTGTGCCGCGCCATGGAACTCGGGCACACTGCGGTCGCGCTTACTGACCACGTTGACGCCACAAACATAGATATCGTTGTCCCCGGCCTGGTCAAGGCCGCCGAACTCAGCAGCGATTACATCACCGTAATTCCGGGGGTCGAACTGACGTACGTGCCGCCGTCTAAGATAGATACGATGGCAAAAAGGGCAAAGGCCCTCGGTGCTGAGATTGTGGTCGTGCACGGGGAGACCGTCGTTGAACCGGTGCCTCCGAAGACCAACCTGAAAGCGGCAATGAGCCCCAACGTTGACATACTGGCACATCCGGGCCTCATAACATATGAGGAGGCCAAGTTCGCCGCTGGTAATAACGTTGCGCTAGAGATAACCGGACGCGCGGGACATAACATAACCAACGGACATGTCGCGAACATCGCGAGAATGTCCGGCGCAAAGCTGGTGGTCAACTCCGACGCACACACCGTAGGCAATCTCATGGACGAAAGGATGGCGATGACAGTCGCGATGGGCGCCGGCCTCACTGAGGAAGAGATCAGAAAGGCGCTCAACGACACCCCTTACGAAATGATCAAACACCTGATAAAGTGA
- the hisIE gene encoding bifunctional phosphoribosyl-AMP cyclohydrolase/phosphoribosyl-ATP diphosphatase HisIE: MAELKFDKDGLIPVVVQDHLTNEVLMVAWANREAFELMKSTGNTHFWSRSRQKLWMKGEESGHVQRIISIQTDCDVDTLLVRVEQTGPACHTGSPSCFSETIYGSLDQTMNIIPELKRVLIDRLENPAEGSYTCLLYSDENKMCKKVIEEAGEFTLALKDGDDDAAAWELADLIYHTMVAVTKSGLPMEKVYEKLAERKK, from the coding sequence ATGGCCGAACTGAAGTTCGACAAGGACGGGCTGATACCGGTAGTCGTCCAGGACCACCTGACCAACGAAGTACTGATGGTGGCTTGGGCTAACAGAGAGGCCTTCGAGCTTATGAAAAGCACGGGCAACACGCACTTCTGGTCAAGGAGCAGACAGAAACTCTGGATGAAAGGAGAGGAGTCCGGACATGTTCAGAGGATCATCTCGATCCAGACCGACTGCGATGTGGACACTCTGCTTGTAAGGGTGGAGCAGACCGGCCCCGCCTGTCATACCGGCTCCCCGTCGTGTTTCTCTGAAACAATATACGGATCGCTGGACCAAACAATGAACATAATCCCGGAATTGAAGAGGGTGCTTATCGACAGGCTGGAGAACCCTGCGGAAGGAAGCTACACCTGCCTCCTGTACTCGGATGAGAACAAGATGTGCAAGAAGGTCATCGAAGAGGCCGGGGAGTTCACGCTGGCACTCAAGGACGGGGACGATGACGCTGCGGCCTGGGAACTGGCGGATCTGATATACCACACGATGGTTGCCGTGACGAAATCCGGGCTTCCGATGGAAAAGGTTTACGAAAAACTTGCGGAGAGGAAAAAATGA
- the hisF gene encoding imidazole glycerol phosphate synthase subunit HisF: MAAKKIIPCLDMKDGRVVKGVNFVDLKDIGSPPQLAEDYSNQGADEVAFLDLAASLEGRQTTLRLVSETSKRVSVPFTVGGGIRNTDDVGEVLNAGADKVSINTAAIGNPDIISESAERFGRHRIVIAIDAKMVGGRWEVVTHGGTRSAGLEVVEWAKKVEDLGAGEILLTSVDADGVKDGYDIPLNKAVADEVDIPVTASGGCGKIEDFYEVFSQTDVASALAASAFHYKLFTIGEVKEYLKDMGVPVRWPN, from the coding sequence ATGGCCGCAAAGAAGATCATCCCGTGCCTTGATATGAAGGACGGAAGGGTCGTAAAAGGCGTCAATTTCGTTGACCTTAAGGACATAGGATCCCCTCCGCAGCTGGCGGAGGACTACAGCAATCAGGGAGCGGACGAGGTGGCCTTCCTTGACCTGGCGGCCTCTCTTGAGGGAAGACAGACCACTCTCCGCCTGGTCTCCGAGACCTCAAAAAGGGTGTCCGTCCCTTTTACGGTCGGCGGCGGGATAAGGAACACAGACGATGTGGGCGAGGTCCTTAACGCCGGCGCGGACAAGGTGTCCATCAACACCGCCGCGATAGGAAACCCTGACATAATCTCGGAATCGGCGGAAAGGTTCGGAAGACACCGCATAGTGATCGCGATAGACGCAAAAATGGTCGGCGGCCGCTGGGAAGTAGTTACCCACGGAGGCACAAGATCCGCCGGTCTCGAAGTGGTGGAGTGGGCTAAGAAGGTCGAGGACCTCGGCGCGGGAGAGATCCTGCTGACGTCCGTGGACGCGGACGGCGTGAAGGACGGATACGATATTCCGCTGAACAAGGCCGTCGCCGACGAGGTGGACATACCTGTGACGGCATCCGGAGGGTGCGGGAAGATAGAGGACTTCTACGAAGTGTTCTCGCAGACGGATGTAGCCTCCGCGCTGGCCGCGTCGGCTTTCCACTACAAACTGTTCACGATCGGAGAAGTGAAGGAATATCTGAAAGATATGGGGGTTCCGGTGAGATGGCCGAACTGA
- a CDS encoding imidazoleglycerol-phosphate dehydratase, with protein MTERMSELERSTRETNVSVKLNIDGSGRFDVECGIQFLKHMVETLARYGSFDISMKASGDDDHHIIEDAAITLGTAFKKALDDKPVERMSTVVIPMDDALVMVSVDIIERPFADIDCPDQLYRHFLRSFAMSSGITLHVVQMRGFDDHHIIEATFKALGTALRNAATQRKTELSTKDRPRVS; from the coding sequence ATGACAGAAAGGATGTCTGAATTGGAGCGCAGCACGCGGGAAACGAACGTTTCGGTTAAACTGAACATCGACGGCAGCGGCAGGTTCGACGTCGAATGCGGCATACAGTTCCTTAAGCACATGGTGGAAACGCTTGCAAGGTACGGTTCTTTCGATATCTCCATGAAAGCATCCGGCGATGACGACCACCACATCATTGAGGATGCGGCGATAACTCTGGGAACGGCTTTCAAGAAGGCCCTTGACGATAAACCGGTGGAAAGGATGTCGACCGTCGTCATCCCGATGGACGATGCTTTGGTGATGGTGTCGGTGGATATAATCGAAAGGCCTTTCGCGGACATCGACTGTCCCGATCAGCTGTACCGCCACTTCCTGCGGAGCTTTGCGATGTCTTCGGGAATAACGCTGCACGTGGTGCAGATGAGAGGATTCGATGACCACCACATCATCGAGGCGACCTTCAAAGCACTCGGCACGGCGCTGAGGAATGCCGCTACACAGAGAAAAACGGAACTCAGTACGAAGGACAGACCGAGGGTGAGCTGA
- a CDS encoding HisA/HisF-related TIM barrel protein — MMVIPAVDVLDHKVVQLVGGEIGSQKITLPDPLSTAMSWVEKGAPYLHLVDLDGAFGKGNNIDIFKKIIKECGVPVEIGGGVRSEALVDDLISSGADRVIVGTKAIKEPDWLSKISDDHPGKIMVGMDTKGGSLAVNGWQGSSDITVEKMFDLIGDMPLSGVLNTNVSVEGQMKGIDADQAGRFISECPHKVIASGGITAEADCRTLSKLGAAGAVVGLALYTERIRPWEWDNPWSAE; from the coding sequence ATGATGGTCATACCCGCAGTAGATGTGCTTGACCATAAGGTGGTTCAGCTCGTGGGCGGGGAGATCGGCAGCCAAAAGATAACGCTGCCGGACCCCCTGAGCACGGCGATGTCCTGGGTCGAGAAGGGGGCGCCGTACCTTCACCTTGTGGACCTGGACGGTGCGTTCGGAAAGGGGAACAACATAGACATATTCAAAAAAATAATCAAAGAGTGCGGAGTTCCTGTGGAAATAGGCGGAGGCGTCAGGTCCGAAGCCCTGGTGGATGACCTCATCTCATCGGGAGCCGACAGAGTGATAGTCGGAACAAAAGCGATCAAAGAACCTGATTGGCTTTCAAAGATCTCGGATGACCATCCGGGAAAGATCATGGTAGGCATGGACACCAAGGGCGGCTCCCTGGCGGTGAACGGATGGCAGGGTTCCTCCGACATCACCGTGGAAAAGATGTTCGACCTCATCGGAGATATGCCTCTCAGCGGCGTCCTCAACACGAACGTAAGCGTGGAAGGGCAGATGAAAGGCATCGACGCCGACCAGGCGGGTCGGTTCATATCGGAATGCCCTCACAAAGTGATAGCCTCCGGTGGTATAACCGCTGAGGCCGACTGCAGGACGTTAAGCAAGCTGGGAGCGGCGGGCGCCGTCGTCGGGCTGGCGTTATACACAGAAAGAATCAGGCCGTGGGAGTGGGACAATCCTTGGTCCGCTGAATAA
- the hisC gene encoding histidinol-phosphate transaminase, giving the protein MVSRDIMRSTTRGFKKYYSPSVKGEVRLDTNTNVLGSNPAAMKYLKEQDTDLNDYPVTYSDNLRCALASLYNLETENFVVGSGSDEILDIAFKTFTEWGDDCLVPYPSYTLYEYFAQMNGGSVVYSELTEDFQLDVDDIVSSKAKIVIAASPNNPTGNSFRQNDIEDLLARFKGIVIIDEAYGEYSDNSMIPWVNEFDNMIVVRTFSKAYAMAALRVGYAIANKDISDMMNSVKIPYSLNSLSEGAAIAAVKDQDFIRKSKEMVLAERPKLASGLSKLGFEPFPSDSNFILARSPIDHAVLTSALKEKGILIRDFGSKRRMENCVRFTVGTDGMNKDLLDKIADVLEERR; this is encoded by the coding sequence ATGGTCTCAAGGGACATCATGAGAAGCACTACCAGAGGTTTCAAGAAATACTACAGTCCCAGCGTCAAAGGCGAGGTCAGGCTGGACACCAATACAAATGTCCTCGGCTCGAACCCCGCCGCCATGAAGTACCTGAAAGAGCAGGATACGGATCTGAACGATTATCCCGTCACGTACTCCGACAACCTCAGATGCGCCCTCGCGTCCCTTTACAACCTGGAAACAGAGAATTTCGTCGTGGGCAGCGGGTCGGACGAGATACTCGACATTGCTTTCAAAACGTTCACTGAATGGGGGGACGACTGCCTTGTCCCCTATCCCTCATACACCTTGTACGAATACTTCGCCCAGATGAACGGCGGCAGCGTGGTGTACTCTGAACTAACGGAGGATTTTCAGCTCGATGTCGATGACATTGTGTCCTCGAAAGCGAAGATAGTGATCGCAGCCTCCCCCAACAACCCCACCGGCAATTCTTTCAGACAGAATGATATAGAGGACCTGCTGGCAAGGTTCAAAGGCATCGTCATCATCGACGAAGCATACGGAGAATATTCTGACAATTCCATGATACCCTGGGTCAACGAGTTCGATAATATGATAGTGGTCAGAACATTCTCTAAAGCCTACGCCATGGCCGCTTTAAGAGTAGGGTATGCCATAGCCAACAAAGACATATCCGATATGATGAATTCCGTGAAGATCCCGTATTCCCTGAACAGCCTTAGCGAAGGGGCGGCGATCGCGGCAGTCAAGGATCAGGATTTCATAAGAAAAAGCAAAGAGATGGTACTTGCGGAAAGACCGAAGCTAGCGTCCGGCCTTTCGAAGCTCGGGTTTGAGCCCTTTCCGTCGGATTCGAACTTCATCCTTGCGAGATCTCCGATCGACCATGCCGTCCTTACAAGCGCTCTGAAGGAAAAGGGCATACTGATAAGGGATTTCGGCAGCAAGAGGAGGATGGAGAACTGTGTCCGTTTCACTGTCGGGACAGATGGAATGAATAAAGATCTACTTGATAAAATCGCCGACGTACTGGAGGAACGCCGCTGA
- the hisG gene encoding ATP phosphoribosyltransferase has protein sequence MAIKMAVPNKGRLNERAVELLLKSGIDLGEDWGRKLYVKAKEQDMEIMFVRAQDIPAFIASGAIDLGITGEDIVAESGFWLRKLMDLEFGFCRLSVAAPESSGIRSMDDVPNGMKVATSFPKLTKEFFESMGKDVKVIEISGAAEIMPYLGISDLIVDLVASGSTLKMNRLGEIAKILDSQAAVYTSEASFKNKGSEIADVVDSIRSVMAAEDRKYLMADVPKDKLEAVERMFPGIGGPTILSIAGNDEMVAVHVVINSKDVYKAVNDLKRLGAKGILSVSIDRLVE, from the coding sequence ATGGCAATAAAAATGGCGGTCCCCAACAAAGGAAGGCTCAATGAACGGGCTGTGGAACTACTGCTGAAATCAGGCATAGACCTGGGAGAGGACTGGGGGCGGAAGCTTTATGTGAAGGCGAAGGAACAGGATATGGAGATCATGTTCGTCCGCGCACAGGACATACCGGCGTTCATCGCATCTGGAGCCATAGACCTGGGGATAACGGGAGAGGACATCGTTGCGGAATCTGGATTCTGGCTCAGGAAACTCATGGACCTGGAGTTCGGGTTCTGCCGCCTTTCCGTCGCAGCCCCGGAATCCTCCGGCATCAGGAGCATGGACGACGTTCCCAACGGCATGAAGGTCGCGACGTCGTTCCCAAAGCTCACAAAAGAATTCTTCGAATCAATGGGTAAGGATGTGAAGGTCATCGAGATCTCAGGCGCCGCGGAGATCATGCCTTATCTGGGGATATCAGACCTTATCGTGGACCTTGTGGCATCGGGATCGACGCTGAAAATGAACCGTCTCGGAGAGATCGCCAAGATACTGGATTCCCAGGCCGCCGTGTACACGTCGGAGGCTTCGTTCAAAAATAAAGGCTCAGAGATCGCCGACGTCGTCGATTCCATAAGAAGCGTTATGGCCGCCGAGGATCGGAAGTACCTCATGGCAGACGTCCCGAAGGATAAACTGGAGGCCGTGGAGAGGATGTTCCCGGGAATAGGCGGGCCGACCATCCTCAGCATCGCGGGCAACGACGAGATGGTCGCCGTGCACGTGGTGATCAACTCCAAAGATGTATACAAAGCGGTCAACGACCTCAAAAGGCTCGGCGCAAAGGGCATACTTTCTGTTTCCATAGACAGGCTGGTGGAGTGA
- the asd gene encoding aspartate-semialdehyde dehydrogenase, with protein MNKINVAVLGATGPIGQRFVQMLEGHPYFEIEGLYASERSEGKRFGDVIKVRDHKFSEETAEMKIRTMDIGGISKNARIAFSGIPSDLAGPAESELAEKGVAVFTNAGSHRMDRHVPIMIPEINPDHAASIERQDTYGSGGYIVTNANCTSTGIATPLHALNKAFGLREVFVSTYQALSGAGYPGVPSLDAVGNVVPFIDKEEEKMEAELAKILGGYSGDGFKPAGFKVIANCARVPVVDGHLEALAIKLDSSPSLDEIAAALSKFRGEPQSLKLPSAPEVPVIVRKEKDRPQPAYDALAGSPDRAKGMASTVGRIRESNGYYKMFALSHNTLRGGAGGSMLNAELFKAKGLL; from the coding sequence ATGAATAAGATCAATGTCGCCGTTCTAGGAGCTACCGGCCCCATAGGCCAGAGATTCGTACAGATGCTTGAGGGCCACCCGTATTTTGAGATAGAGGGGCTCTACGCATCCGAAAGGTCGGAGGGAAAAAGGTTCGGCGACGTCATCAAGGTCAGGGATCACAAGTTCTCGGAAGAGACTGCGGAAATGAAGATCAGGACCATGGATATCGGCGGCATATCGAAGAACGCGAGGATCGCATTCTCCGGGATACCGTCCGATCTCGCGGGGCCCGCCGAGTCCGAGCTGGCAGAGAAGGGAGTGGCTGTCTTCACCAACGCTGGATCGCACCGTATGGACAGGCACGTTCCGATAATGATACCCGAGATCAACCCGGACCATGCCGCATCGATAGAACGGCAGGACACTTACGGCAGCGGGGGCTACATCGTGACCAACGCTAACTGCACTTCGACCGGTATCGCGACCCCCCTTCACGCTCTCAATAAGGCGTTCGGACTCCGCGAAGTGTTCGTTTCCACTTACCAGGCCCTTTCCGGTGCCGGATACCCAGGGGTCCCGTCGCTGGACGCCGTCGGGAACGTTGTACCATTCATAGACAAAGAAGAGGAAAAGATGGAGGCGGAGCTCGCTAAGATCCTCGGCGGTTACTCCGGAGACGGTTTCAAGCCCGCGGGTTTCAAGGTAATCGCCAACTGTGCCAGAGTGCCGGTGGTAGACGGCCACCTGGAGGCGCTGGCCATCAAACTGGATTCATCTCCTTCATTGGATGAGATAGCTGCGGCCCTTTCCAAGTTCCGGGGGGAACCTCAATCGCTGAAGCTGCCTTCCGCGCCGGAGGTCCCGGTCATCGTCAGGAAAGAGAAGGACCGGCCGCAGCCCGCCTACGACGCTCTTGCCGGAAGCCCGGACAGGGCGAAGGGAATGGCGTCCACCGTCGGAAGGATCAGGGAAAGCAACGGTTATTACAAGATGTTCGCGCTTTCCCACAACACCCTGAGAGGCGGCGCGGGCGGGTCAATGCTCAACGCCGAGCTGTTCAAAGCCAAAGGGCTGCTGTGA
- a CDS encoding regulator of amino acid metabolism, contains ACT domain protein, translating into MNRVKEEFSKSPSQEKVAMLLLRHGIRIEKGIAYCGGIEQSDAAIARAAGVDRRVVRSTLDKISENPELDRLFSKLRSMLLLADVAPEIGCTTLEIIPTDATIPGIVSAVTEVIYKGGLSVRQAVVDDPGIRADSHLIVVVDGQLPPRLLPAIKQCRGVSSVILR; encoded by the coding sequence ATGAACCGCGTGAAGGAGGAATTCAGCAAATCGCCGTCACAGGAGAAGGTCGCGATGCTTCTCCTCAGGCACGGGATCAGGATCGAGAAGGGCATAGCGTACTGCGGCGGCATAGAGCAGTCCGATGCGGCGATAGCGAGGGCCGCCGGCGTAGACAGGAGGGTGGTGAGGTCCACTCTCGACAAGATATCCGAGAACCCCGAACTGGACAGACTGTTCTCGAAGCTCAGATCGATGCTGCTTCTTGCGGACGTTGCGCCGGAGATAGGATGCACAACGCTGGAGATAATCCCCACCGATGCAACGATACCGGGGATAGTCTCGGCGGTGACCGAGGTCATATACAAAGGCGGCCTCTCCGTCAGGCAGGCGGTGGTGGACGATCCGGGGATAAGGGCCGACTCCCATCTCATAGTGGTGGTGGACGGACAGCTACCCCCGAGGCTGCTGCCTGCTATAAAACAGTGCAGGGGAGTATCAAGCGTGATCCTCAGATAA